The genome window AGTAAGAGTTGGCTGCTGGAAACAGGTCGAGCTCGCGCATTCGGAATAGACCAATTCAATACCACACGGAGAGGGGGGCGTAGTATCGATCGGGTGCGAATAGACTAGGCCTATACGGCAGCCCAGTGTCTCGGCTTGCTCGAGCATATCGAATAAGCGGGTTACGCCCACCACGTAAAAAGCATCACAGAGCAGATTGCCATAGCGCCAGTCGGCAGAATCGCGCTGGGCCCGGTCAGCCTTAGCCAAATACTGTTTGTAGAGTTGAAAGCCATTCATAACCGTAAGTATTTTAAGTACAAGTACACGTTTACTTCTAGTAAGAATAGAGTACTTATACTTATCACATACTGTTAGATCTTTAAAATGCAATTAAAAAAATAATTAAATAACTAACTGTCAGCTAATTATAGCTAAGTACAAATGATACATGCTGCAGGTAAAGAATTGGGCGTGAGCTCAATTCGGCTCGTCATCTACTAGGTAATAATACATATTAACATATAGTATGTTAATATTCAGGCATTTATAAAAAGTTAAAATGATCAAGTACACATGTATTTAATTAGGATGTATCGACTTTTTGACACTATATTGTATACATATTTAGACAAGTATATACTATGCATTTAGAATCCACCGTTTGGCGATTTATGCCTCTACATGACCTTGCTTGCCTACAGGTAGTAGCCTATAGTACTATCACTATCGACAGCTGGTTAATCTTCCTTAATTAAGCCTACCTTACCTGAAGTCTACTACTTCTATCCGCCAAGCCGATACAAAACCTGCTGCCAAGCCCAGCGGGTTTTTAGTTTAAAAAAACGACGGCCAGTTGACCGGGCCGCCGGGCGGCGTCGTTTCACTAACGAGCATCATCATTGACTCTCATAAATCATCGACTCGCCAAAACGGGCGATTAATCAAACACTATCCCCGAGCTGTTAGACTGTAAATTTCTATATGATTTTTGTGCAGTTGCGACCAAAAAGCTAAAGGCCCAACTGATTAATGGTTGGGCCTTTAGCTTTGTATAATCTTAGTCAACTGGCTACTGCCGGATCAGCTTGACGGTCTGGTGCTGCGTGGCCGTGCTCACTTTCAGGATGGTCATGGCCCGACCAGCCGGAATCGGAACCACGACTCGCTCCGTGCCGGACACCTGCGGAAGCTGCTGCCGATGCAAGCGATTCCCCGCCAGATCAGTCAGACTCAAGTCCACCGCCTGGCCGGCCACTCCGCCAATCAATACCTCGACCGACTCACCGATGACCGGGTTGCCCAGTACAACGACTGACAGCGGACTACCCGCTTCCGCCACCGCCTGACGACCGTTCGGATTGGTCGCACAGGCGGCCAGCCAGTTGAAGCGGTAGCTCGCCGGCGTGCCGCCTTGAGTCGCCGTCAGGGTGATGGCTGGGTTGTCGGTGTAGAGCCGTAGCGCGTAGGGACCCGGTGCGGTAGTGGTGACTAGCTCGTTGGTGACACCGAAGCTTACCGGCGCGCCCGTCAGCCCGGTGTAGACCGGCGAGAAGCTCAGTTGCCGCTCACCCGCGCTCAGCGTCTCGCAGCGTACGCCCGTCACGCCGGCGATGGAGAACCCGCCCGGTGTGGGGTTGGTTGAAGCGGGCTGCACCGTCAGCACAAAGCTGGTACTGGCCGACAAACCACCCGGATCGGTCGCACTCACCTGTACCGTCGACGTGCCTGCCTGGGATGGGGTGCCCGTGATGGCGTTCTGAGCCGCCGAGAAGCTCAGGCCAGCCGGCAGGCCGCTGACGCTGAGTTGCAGCTGATCGTTGTCGGGGTCAGTGAACGTACCCGCCGGAATAAACAGCGTGTAGCCCTGCCCAGCCTGCGCCGTCTGGTTGCCCAGCCCCGTGCCCACCGTGGGTGGGCGGTTACCCGTCGGGGGCGTGGTCGGCTGGTTCGTACAGCCGGCCAGCCAGTTATAGCGGTAGGTAGCTGTCGCATTAGCCTGAACGGCTTCCAGCGTAATGGTCGGATTATCGGTGTACAGCTGCAGCGTGTAGGGACCAGGCGTCGTCGTTTCACTACTTTCGTTGACAACCCGGAAGCGTACCGGCTGCCCGTTGAGGCCGCTATATACCGGGCTAAAGCTAATGCGTCGCTGACTACTGCTTACGGCTACGCAGGAGAGATTAGTGACGCCGGTGATGGCAAAGCCAGTCGTGGGGGGAACAGGCACGTCGGGTGCACTGACGGTAAAGACCACAGCGGTGGTTGCCTGCAGCCCATTCGGATCGGTTGCGGTAATCGTAGCGCTGGTGGTGCCACTCGTTGTGGGACTACCACCAAGCTGACTGCCCGTCAGCACGATGCCGGCTGGTAATCCGCTGGCCGAGAAGCGCAGCGGCTGCCCATCGGGGTCCGCGAAGTAGCTGGTCAGCACCAGTTGATAGGGCTGGTTTTGCTGGAGTGGCTGGGCCGGAATGGCCGACGCAACAGGGGGGCGATTGGGACTCACGTTGCCAATACAGGCCGCCCGCCAGCTATAGCTGTAACGAGCTTCGGGGCTACCGGCCTGCGTTGCCGCCAGGGTCACGACCGGATTGTCCGTAAACAGGCGGACGGTGTACGGAGCCGGCGCGGCCGTAGCGGCTACTTCATTAACCACGGCCAGGCTCACCGGACTGCCATTGAGCCCGCTATACTGGGGCGCGAAGGTAACCAGGAACTCCCCCCGCGTGGCATCGACCAGCTGGCACTGTTGGGTGGTGACGCCGGTGATCGCAAAGACGCCGGCGCGAATCGTGACGATGACCGGCGGGGCGTCAGCGCTGGTGCAGCTGCCGGTGCTGCAACGGGCCGAGATGGTGTAGGTGCCGGGTTGGGTCACCGTGTAGATGGTTCCGGCTGGCTGACCACTACCGCCCTGTACGAGCCAGTTGATCGCCCCCGGGCAGCCAGCAGCGGTTACTGAGATGGGCTGGTTATCCGTCGCCGGAGCTGAGGCCTGCAATGTAGGGGCAGCCAGTGCCGTCTCACTGGTAACCGTTGTCTGAGCGATGGCCGAGCACCCGCTCGGAGCCGTTACCGTTACCGAGTACACCCCCGCCGTCAGTACCGTAGCCAGTGACCGGGTAGCCAGCTGGGTTGCTCCGGCACTGAAGCGGAAACTGACCCCAAACCCGTTTTCGCCCGCAGCCAGCGTAACCACCGGGTTGGTACAACTTAGCGGGCCACTGTTGACCAGCGTCGCCACGGGCAGTGGGTCAATGATGATTGAACCGGTGGCCGTAGCCGTGCAGCCCCCGAGCTGACGTACTGGTAGACAACGCTATGCGGACCAGCGGACAAATTGCCGGGGATCAGTTGCGTAGCGGGTAGGCCATCGATGGTAAACGTACCCCCCGCCGGACTACCAACCAGGGTAATCGGCGCGGCACACTGCCCCAGCCGACCGGGTAGGCCCACAATTGACACGGCCACCGCTGGCCGTATGGTCACGGCAATTGTTGACCGGGGCCCTTCGCAGCCATTGATCGACTGGCTCACGTAGTAGTAGCGGGTGGGTGGTTCGCTTTCGGCCGTCGAGGGGGTCGGGTAAACCGGTGACGGCGTACCACCCACGGCCTGGGTATACCAGCTAAGAATGCCATTCGGGGCGGTGGCCGTAGCCGTCAGGGGGCTGGCGAGGGCACCCTGACAATACACAACGGGTGTCGGGCTGACGAGTGGCGCGGAAGGTACCGGGTTGACGGTTACGGTTATCACAGCGCGCTCACTCTGACACCCCTCGGCGCTGGTCTGACTCACGGAGTAGCGAACTGTACCGGTAGTGCTCGTCGGGGGGTAGGCGCACCAGTCAATGGTTGGCCATCGGTCCCGTACCAGGTCAGCGTGTTAGTGGAAGTAACCGTTGCACTCAGCGGAGAAGCGGGTGCCAGCTGACAATAGGTAACGGGTGTGGTAACGGCTGGGCTGGGCGGCAGCGCATTGATCGTCACCGTAATCGAAGCCCGTGTGCTACTCTCGCAGCCATTGACCGTCTGGCTCACGTAATAGATCTCACTGGCCTGGGTTGAGGGCGTCAACTCGATAGAGGGTACCCCACCCGAAGCCTGGGTGTAGAAGTTAAGTATACCACCCGGCGACGCGGTTGCCTGCAAGGGCTGGGCGACCGCGTTCTGGCAATAGGTTACCGGAGTCTGTACCGCAGGCGGATTGGGTCGGGCGTAGACCGTATAGGTAATGGCCGCCCGGCTACTCTCACAACCACTGGCGTTCGTCTGACTGACGTAAAACACCTGCGAACCGGTTGATGCCGTCCCGACCTGCGGGGCCGCGGCCAGACTGGCCGATGTGGGCGAGGTATACCACTTGAGCGTACCCGTAGCCGTCACGCGGCTCACCAGTGATACCGGTGCGCCCCCCTGACAGGCACTGGCCGGACTGGTGGCGGGCGCTACCGGCAGTGCATTGATGGTCACTGTAATCGGAACGCGGTCGCTTTCGCAGCCACTGGTATTGCGCTGACTGACCTGGTAGGTGCTTGTTCCCGGATTGGTCGTTGACGGGGTTGGGGCCGTACTACCCAACGCCGTTCCCTGACTAGTGTACCAGTTGAGTGTATTGCCCGATGTAGCCGTCGCTTGTAGCGGCTGCGCGGTCGTATTCTGACAGTAGGAAACTGCCGTATTGGTAACCGCCGGTGCCGGTGGGGCTGCGTTGATGGTCACCGTCAGCGGTGTGCGCGCACTTTCACAGCTGTTGTTATCCGTCTGGGTGACGTAGTAAGTCGTCGAACCGGCCGTACTGGTCGAGGGCGTAACCGTGGTGGAAGGCGTACCGCCACCGGCAGCGGTGTACCAGCGCAGGTTCTGGCCGGAAGCCGTCAGTGGGGCCGCCGTCGCATTCTGACAATAGCTGATGTTGGTTGTTGTGGGCGCGTTTGGCAGGGGATTGATGGTGACCGTCAGCACAGCCCGGGGCCCTTCGCAGCCGTTGATTGTCTGGCTGACGTAATAGGTTGTTGATCCGACCGTTGAGGTTGGTGGCGTCGGGGCGGTAGCACTGCCTACGCCCCCGTGCTGGCGGTGTACCACTTCAGGTTTTGTCCTGTCGCCGTCAGGGGGGCACGCCCGTTGTGCCCTGGCAGTAGGCTAGATTCGTTACCCCCGGTGCGGCCGGTACTGCACTAATGGTAAATCCGGCACTTCGAGGGCTGTTGTAGGTAGAGTTAGTGGCGGATACTCGTGTAATACCGACCGTGTAAGTCCCGGTAGGCAGACCGGCCGGAATGCTTAGATTATCGGAATACGACCCGGGCACCCAATTGACGGTTGTCGGTCCTTTTACCGATACCGCCGACCCATTCGCGTTATATAAGTATAACGTGTACGTTCCTGTGCCAACAAACGAATGTACGTACGAAACCGTAACTGCCGCACCAGCACAGACGGGATTGGGATTGACCGCCGTAATAACGATCGATTGCGCGCTGGCCATGCCTGCATGCAACAACAGTAGTGCCAGGACACCCTGGTAGAGTACGAGCTTTACGACGGTGTCGGTCAACAAGGTTATTCTTTGTAGCGTGTGTTTCATAAGCTGATCAATTTGCGGCAGCCATTTATTAGCTGTTAGCAAAAAAAGTTAGCTTATTGTTATCTACTCTCGCATAAAGGCAAATACGTATATCAGCTATATTTATTTGTATGTGAAGCCTGATTAAGCCGTAGAGCAGCACTCCTGTGGTAGCAAAAACCCAAGCGGGTTAGCCATCGACTTGCTTTCGGTAACGCTTCTTTTTCAGCCGTTGGCTAACATAACCGCCCGGATACGGTCAGTCAAAGCATCTCTCCGATCCGCTCGTTAGTTGTTCCCCATTCTATTCACTTTGTAGCTTGATATGATGTTAGACGGTTGCCGCGATGTTGCAGATCGCATCCAGCATTAGCTTCAGTTGTGACTGTCCGCTGGTTCAGACGAGCGTTTTCTCATAAAATGCTAGGTTAATGACGCCCTAGCGCTCGCACAATTAATCGTGTCGTGCCGTACTTTTGCAGGGGGTAACCCTATTCCCGTTGCCTCTTCTAGATGACTGGCTCTCTGCGTTGCGCGATTATCGAAGACGAACCACTGGCTCAGGAGCTACTCCAAAAATACGTCCGGCGTGTCCCCTCGCTGGACCTGGTAGCCACCTTCGACGACGCCATTGCCGCCTTCGAGCGGCTACCCGCCCTACAGCCCGAGGTTATTTTTCTGGACATCAACATGCCCGAAATGACGGGGCTGGAATTTTTACGGGCCTATCCCTCACCCCATCCCTTGTCGTGATGACAACGGCCAATCCCCATCATGCCGTGGACGGGTTTGAGCTGGGGGTGGTCGATTATCTGCTCAAACCTATTGCCTTCGACCGGTTCCTCAAAGCCATTGGCCGGGTTAAAGAGCGGGCGCCCAAATCCGTTCTGCTCTCATCAGACACCGGGTTTGTGTCTGATGAGAGCAGAACACTTTCGGCCATTGGGCCGGTAGCGGTTGACTCACCGGCCGCCGAATTCATCTACCTCAAGACTGACAAGAAACTTGAACAGATCCACCTCCATGACCTGGTCTACGCCGAAGCGCTGGGCGATTATATCAAGGTCTTTCTGCCGGATCGGTTCGTGGTGACGCATCTGACAATGGCCAGACTGGCCGAAACCCTGCCTCCGGACCGCTTTCTGCGGATCAACCGGTCGTTCATTGTTCAGCTCCGTCACGTGACAGTGCTGGAAGGCAACTCAGTCCGCTTATCAACCGGCGAGAGTCTGGTGGTGGGGCCAAACTACCGGGATGCTGTTAAAGAGCGGATCCGGCGGGAGCAGATTGGCTAACCGGTGGGGTTTCCTAGCGCATACGGTCCTTCTCGTCATCGTTGCCCAGTGTCGCGGGCCGGGCCATCTTAACGGTCTTTTTACCGAAACTATAGCTGAACGACACTTTGACGCGCTGGCTGTCATTGTAGCTCCGCATGGTGAAGTTCACCTGCCCGTAGTTCGATTCCAGTCGGCTGGCCATCGTCCGGAATACGTCGCTTACGTCGATCCGCAGGGTCGCCTGTTTGGCCAGCAGGGATTTCGTTACGCTCATCGATACACCCCAAAGCCTTTCTGGGTGAACAAGCCCGACCGGGCGGGCGACATGTAGTGCGCCGTCAGCTCGTATTTCCAGTCGCGGGGCAGGGTAATGATGTTCGACGACGTAGCCGTCACCCACAATCCGGTGGCCTGATAGCGGCTCAGTTCGTTAACGGGGCTGCTGGTGTAGTTGCCCATGCCCATCAGCGTGGTATTCGTCTGCCAGACTTTCGTTACGTTCTTGGCGTAGGTCGCGCCCAGATAAACCTCATGCCCGTGACGCAGATTATCCATCACCTGGGTGTAGACCAACGTGGCCGGATCAGCGCGTAGTACGGTGGTCATCTGATCGCGGATGTACGAATAGTTGGCGAACAGATTCAGACTGCCGAGCGAATAAACCGCGTCGAGCGTGTGGGCGAAGGACGGGCGAATCAGCGGATTCCCTTCGATGATCGTGTACGGGTCGATCAGGTTGCGGTAGGGAACTAGGCTGCTGAGGCTGGGACGGCTTATTTTCCGGCTAACCGTCACGCCCCACGAGTGTCCGTTCGACAGGCTTCGGTTCAGCCCCATACTGGGGAATAATCCCGCATAGCTGCGAGCCAGCGCCGATTGAGTCAGGTGCTGCTCGGTCCGTTCGACCCGTAGTCCAGCCTGCCACGACCAGCCGTGGCCAAACGAATGGCTCAGGTTCGAATACGCAGCGTAGGTATGCTCCTGATAGAGCCCCGCCTGACTGAAGGCCGGATCGAACTGGTACTGGCCGTCAACAAGGTTGTCCTGCCGAAGCGTGTTGTCATTGCGGATAAAGACGTACTTCGCGCCCAGGTCCAGCCGCCAGTTGCTGCCCAGCACGGGGGTACCGTAATCAAGCTGGCCGATCAGATTTCGTTGCTGATTCGGGTTCAGAATACGAAGCCGGGTCACCGGACCGCTGGCGACCTCATCCGCACCGATACGCTGATAGGTAATGAGTTGGGACGCGTCTACATCAACCAGTGACTCGGTCACCAGAACGGTCAGCTCCCTGGCTTTCGTCGGACCGAAGCTCGCTTTGTAGCTCAGGTTCAGGTCATAGACACTGGCCTGGTCCAGCCCGGCATTTTCCGTGCGGATCGTCGAGTCAACGAGCGGTGCGGCTATAGACCGGGTACGGGTGTCGGTATTCCGATTGTCCCGGCGCCAGTTGCCATTCAGCCGCAGACTCAGCACGTGCTGGGGGTTAAAAGCATAGTCGAGACTTAGATTCGTCGCCAGTGAGCGGTAGCGGTTGAGGGTAATCAGGTTATTCTGCTGCGTAATACCGGGGAACGTCCGGTTCAGGTCCTGAGTCGAATACGATGTCGAGGGCAGGGTAGCGTTGAGACTGCCGAACACCGTCCATTTCCCCTGCCGGTACGTCAGCGACCCATTGGCCGACGAACGACTATATTGGCCCTGCGAATACGTCAGCGTCGAGCGGCCATTGATGCCCTGCTCCCGGCTCTTTTTGGTGATGATGTTGACGACCCCGTCCACCGTCGCGTCGTAGCGGGCCGACGGGTTGGTGATGACTTCGATGCGGACAATATCTTCGGCCGAGAAGGTTTGCAGAAAACTGGCCAGACTCCCCTGCCCCAGCTGCCGCCCATCGACCAGCACCAACACGTTGGCCTTATTGCCCACGCTGATCGTTCCGCCGTCGTAGCGGACGCGGGGGATGTACCGGAGTAGGTCTTCCGCTTTGTTGCCGCGTGTAATCACGCTGCCTTCTACGGTCAGCACGATCCGATCGGCCTGCTGACTAACCAGGGATTGCGGTGCCTTTACGGTGACTTCGGCCAGGTTACGGGCGCTGGCGTCCAGAGTCAGCACCCCCAGGTCAATCGTTGGTGTATCCGCGTTTAGCGTCAGCACGGCCGAATACCGGTCGTTGTACCCCACGGCGCTGATCCGGGCGCGGTACGTTCCCGATGCGAGTTTATCCATTCGGAAGCGCCCGGCTTCATCGGTGATGGCCCCTTTGACGATTGATGAATCAGCGGATTGCAACAGGGCTACACTGGCGTACAGCATGGGTTGATTGGCGGTATCTGTGACCCGGCCGGTTAGCTGGTGCTGGGCGAGGGTCTGTAGGGAGAGAAGGAACAGAAAAAAGGTCAGACGTGCGTTCATGGGGTAATTTGTGCTGCGTGATTGATGAGGCAAACCTACCCTTACCCCATCGGCAGGCCCAGTTAATTCGGTGAACCCGCTGTTCTTTTCGATCAACCTTTCTCGCTCATGTTCATCGAAAAAATGGGCAGGTTGGTCGAAAAAAGGGGGACCAATCCCGCGAACACGCGATGTTTGACCCATGAAATTTCCCCGCATCCAACAA of Spirosoma rhododendri contains these proteins:
- a CDS encoding LytR/AlgR family response regulator transcription factor, whose translation is MTGSLRCAIIEDEPLAQELLQKYVRRVPSLDLVATFDDAIAAFERLPALQPEVIFLDINMPEMTGLEFLRAYPSPHPLS
- a CDS encoding putative Ig domain-containing protein; translation: MATLVNSGPLSCTNPVVTLAAGENGFGVSFRFSAGATQLATRSLATVLTAGVYSVTVTAPSGCSAIAQTTVTSETALAAPTLQASAPATDNQPISVTAAGCPGAINWLVQGGSGQPAGTIYTVTQPGTYTISARCSTGSCTSADAPPVIVTIRAGVFAITGVTTQQCQLVDATRGEFLVTFAPQYSGLNGSPVSLAVVNEVAATAAPAPYTVRLFTDNPVVTLAATQAGSPEARYSYSWRAACIGNVSPNRPPVASAIPAQPLQQNQPYQLVLTSYFADPDGQPLRFSASGLPAGIVLTGSQLGGSPTTSGTTSATITATDPNGLQATTAVVFTVSAPDVPVPPTTGFAITGVTNLSCVAVSSSQRRISFSPVYSGLNGQPVRFRVVNESSETTTPGPYTLQLYTDNPTITLEAVQANATATYRYNWLAGCTNQPTTPPTGNRPPTVGTGLGNQTAQAGQGYTLFIPAGTFTDPDNDQLQLSVSGLPAGLSFSAAQNAITGTPSQAGTSTVQVSATDPGGLSASTSFVLTVQPASTNPTPGGFSIAGVTGVRCETLSAGERQLSFSPVYTGLTGAPVSFGVTNELVTTTAPGPYALRLYTDNPAITLTATQGGTPASYRFNWLAACATNPNGRQAVAEAGSPLSVVVLGNPVIGESVEVLIGGVAGQAVDLSLTDLAGNRLHRQQLPQVSGTERVVVPIPAGRAMTILKVSTATQHQTVKLIRQ
- a CDS encoding LytR/AlgR family response regulator transcription factor, whose translation is MTTANPHHAVDGFELGVVDYLLKPIAFDRFLKAIGRVKERAPKSVLLSSDTGFVSDESRTLSAIGPVAVDSPAAEFIYLKTDKKLEQIHLHDLVYAEALGDYIKVFLPDRFVVTHLTMARLAETLPPDRFLRINRSFIVQLRHVTVLEGNSVRLSTGESLVVGPNYRDAVKERIRREQIG
- a CDS encoding Ig-like domain-containing protein; amino-acid sequence: MVHRQHGGVGSATAPTPPTSTVGSTTYYVSQTINGCEGPRAVLTVTINPLPNAPTTTNISYCQNATAAPLTASGQNLRWYTAAGGGTPSTTVTPSTSTAGSTTYYVTQTDNNSCESARTPLTVTINAAPPAPAVTNTAVSYCQNTTAQPLQATATSGNTLNWYTSQGTALGSTAPTPSTTNPGTSTYQVSQRNTSGCESDRVPITVTINALPVAPATSPASACQGGAPVSLVSRVTATGTLKWYTSPTSASLAAAPQVGTASTGSQVFYVSQTNASGCESSRAAITYTVYARPNPPAVQTPVTYCQNAVAQPLQATASPGGILNFYTQASGGVPSIELTPSTQASEIYYVSQTVNGCESSTRASITVTINALPPSPAVTTPVTYCQLAPASPLSATVTSTNTLTWYGTDGQPLTGAPTPRRALPVQFATP
- a CDS encoding immunoglobulin domain-containing protein — translated: MSQTSAEGCQSERAVITVTVNPVPSAPLVSPTPVVYCQGALASPLTATATAPNGILSWYTQAVGGTPSPVYPTPSTAESEPPTRYYYVSQSINGCEGPRSTIAVTIRPAVAVSIVGLPGRLGQCAAPITLVGSPAGGTFTIDGLPATQLIPGNLSAGPHSVVYQYVSSGAARLRPPVQSSLTHCPWRRWSTVAR